One window of Cervus elaphus chromosome 2, mCerEla1.1, whole genome shotgun sequence genomic DNA carries:
- the HEPACAM gene encoding hepatocyte cell adhesion molecule isoform X2: MKREREAPSRAFSARRLAPFVYLLLIQTEPLTGVNITSPVRLIHGTVGKAALLSVQYSSTSSDKPVVKWQLKRDKPVTVVQSIGTEVIGTLRPDYRDRIRLFENGSLLLSDLQLADEGTYEVEISITDDTFTGEKTINLTVDVPISRPQVLVASTTVLELSEAFTLNCSHENGTKPSYTWLKDGKPLLNDSRMLLSPDQKVLTITRVLMEDDDLYSCVVENPISQGRSPPVKITVYRRSSLYIILSTGGIFLLVTLVTVCACWKPSKKSGKKRKLEKQNSMEYMDQSDDRLKPEGELPAAHSPVPSSLRAVGCWEKADLGDKEASSAGPLPPPTARRLQSWERSTRDTLPRSGEQERKNPMALYILKDKDSPEPEENPAQEPRSATEPGPPGYSVSPAVPGRSPGLPIRSARRYPRSPARSPATGRTHSSPPRAPGSPGRSRSASRTLRTAGVHLIREQDETGPVEISA; the protein is encoded by the exons AGCCCCTGACAGGGGTGAACATCACCAGCCCGGTGCGCCTGATCCATGGCACGGTGGGGAAGGCCGCCCTGCTCTCCGTGCAGTATAGCAGCACCAGCAGCGACAAGCCCGTGGTCAAGTGGCAGCTGAAACGGGACAAGCCAGTGACTGTCGTTCAGTCCATCGGCACCGAGGTCATTGGCACCCTGCGGCCTGACTATCGAGACCGCATCCGCCTCTTTGAGAACGGCTCCCTGCTTCTCAGCGACCTGCAGCTGGCCGATGAGGGCACCTATGAGGTCGAGATCTCCATCACGGATGACACTTTCACCGGGGAGAAGACCATCAACCTCACTGTAGACG TGCCCATTTCAAGGCCGCAGGTGTTAGTAGCATCAACCACAGTGCTGGAGCTCAGCGAGGCCTTCACCCTGAACTGCTCACACGAGAACGGCACCAAACCCAGCTACACCTGGCTGAAGGACGGCAAGCCCCTCCTCAACGACTCTCGGATGCTGCTGTCCCCAGACCAAAAGGTGCTCACCATCACGCGCGTGCTCATGGAGGACGACGACCTGTACAGTTGTGTGGTGGAGAACCCCATCAGCCAGGGCCGCAGCCCGCCCGTCAAGATCACCGTGTACC GAAGAAGCTCCCTCTACATCATCTTGTCCACAGGAGGCATCTTCCTCCTTGTGACCTTGGTGACTGTCTGCGCCTGCTGGAAACCCTCCAAAAAGTCTGG GAAGAAGAGGAAGCTGGAGAAGCAAAACTCCATGGAGTATATGGATCAGAGTGATGACCGCCTGAAACCAGAAGGTGAGCTCCCAGCCGCCCACTCACCCGTCCCATCGTCACTCAGAGCAGTGGGCTGCTGGGAAAAGGCAGATCTGGGCGACAAGGAAGCCAGCTCTGCAGGGCCCCTTCCTCCACCAACTGCACGAAGACTGCAGAGCTGGGAGAGGAGCACCCGAG ACACCCTCCCACGAAGCGGAGAGCAGGAAAGGAAGAACCCCATGGCACTCTACATCCTGAAAGACAAG GACTCGCCGGAGCCCGAGGAGAACCCCGCCCAGGAGCCTCGGAGCGCGACGGAGCCCGGCCCGCCCGGCTACTCCGTGTCCCCGGCCGTGCCGGGGCGGTCGCCCGGGCTACCCATCCGCTCCGCCCGCCGCTACCCGCGCTCCCCGGCGCGCTCCCCCGCCACCGGCCGGACGCACTCGTCCCCGCCCCGGGCCCCCGGATCGCCTGGCCGCTCGCGCAGCGCCTCGCGCACACTGCGGACTGCCGGCGTGCACCTGATCCGCGAGCAAGACGAGACGGGGCCGGTGGAGATCAGCGCTTGA
- the HEPACAM gene encoding hepatocyte cell adhesion molecule isoform X1, whose protein sequence is MKREREAPSRAFSARRLAPFVYLLLIQTEPLTGVNITSPVRLIHGTVGKAALLSVQYSSTSSDKPVVKWQLKRDKPVTVVQSIGTEVIGTLRPDYRDRIRLFENGSLLLSDLQLADEGTYEVEISITDDTFTGEKTINLTVDVPISRPQVLVASTTVLELSEAFTLNCSHENGTKPSYTWLKDGKPLLNDSRMLLSPDQKVLTITRVLMEDDDLYSCVVENPISQGRSPPVKITVYRRSSLYIILSTGGIFLLVTLVTVCACWKPSKKSGKKRKLEKQNSMEYMDQSDDRLKPEGELPAAHSPVPSSLRAVGCWEKADLGDKEASSAGPLPPPTARRLQSWERSTRADTLPRSGEQERKNPMALYILKDKDSPEPEENPAQEPRSATEPGPPGYSVSPAVPGRSPGLPIRSARRYPRSPARSPATGRTHSSPPRAPGSPGRSRSASRTLRTAGVHLIREQDETGPVEISA, encoded by the exons AGCCCCTGACAGGGGTGAACATCACCAGCCCGGTGCGCCTGATCCATGGCACGGTGGGGAAGGCCGCCCTGCTCTCCGTGCAGTATAGCAGCACCAGCAGCGACAAGCCCGTGGTCAAGTGGCAGCTGAAACGGGACAAGCCAGTGACTGTCGTTCAGTCCATCGGCACCGAGGTCATTGGCACCCTGCGGCCTGACTATCGAGACCGCATCCGCCTCTTTGAGAACGGCTCCCTGCTTCTCAGCGACCTGCAGCTGGCCGATGAGGGCACCTATGAGGTCGAGATCTCCATCACGGATGACACTTTCACCGGGGAGAAGACCATCAACCTCACTGTAGACG TGCCCATTTCAAGGCCGCAGGTGTTAGTAGCATCAACCACAGTGCTGGAGCTCAGCGAGGCCTTCACCCTGAACTGCTCACACGAGAACGGCACCAAACCCAGCTACACCTGGCTGAAGGACGGCAAGCCCCTCCTCAACGACTCTCGGATGCTGCTGTCCCCAGACCAAAAGGTGCTCACCATCACGCGCGTGCTCATGGAGGACGACGACCTGTACAGTTGTGTGGTGGAGAACCCCATCAGCCAGGGCCGCAGCCCGCCCGTCAAGATCACCGTGTACC GAAGAAGCTCCCTCTACATCATCTTGTCCACAGGAGGCATCTTCCTCCTTGTGACCTTGGTGACTGTCTGCGCCTGCTGGAAACCCTCCAAAAAGTCTGG GAAGAAGAGGAAGCTGGAGAAGCAAAACTCCATGGAGTATATGGATCAGAGTGATGACCGCCTGAAACCAGAAGGTGAGCTCCCAGCCGCCCACTCACCCGTCCCATCGTCACTCAGAGCAGTGGGCTGCTGGGAAAAGGCAGATCTGGGCGACAAGGAAGCCAGCTCTGCAGGGCCCCTTCCTCCACCAACTGCACGAAGACTGCAGAGCTGGGAGAGGAGCACCCGAG CAGACACCCTCCCACGAAGCGGAGAGCAGGAAAGGAAGAACCCCATGGCACTCTACATCCTGAAAGACAAG GACTCGCCGGAGCCCGAGGAGAACCCCGCCCAGGAGCCTCGGAGCGCGACGGAGCCCGGCCCGCCCGGCTACTCCGTGTCCCCGGCCGTGCCGGGGCGGTCGCCCGGGCTACCCATCCGCTCCGCCCGCCGCTACCCGCGCTCCCCGGCGCGCTCCCCCGCCACCGGCCGGACGCACTCGTCCCCGCCCCGGGCCCCCGGATCGCCTGGCCGCTCGCGCAGCGCCTCGCGCACACTGCGGACTGCCGGCGTGCACCTGATCCGCGAGCAAGACGAGACGGGGCCGGTGGAGATCAGCGCTTGA
- the HEPACAM gene encoding hepatocyte cell adhesion molecule isoform X4, whose amino-acid sequence MKREREAPSRAFSARRLAPFVYLLLIQTEPLTGVNITSPVRLIHGTVGKAALLSVQYSSTSSDKPVVKWQLKRDKPVTVVQSIGTEVIGTLRPDYRDRIRLFENGSLLLSDLQLADEGTYEVEISITDDTFTGEKTINLTVDVPISRPQVLVASTTVLELSEAFTLNCSHENGTKPSYTWLKDGKPLLNDSRMLLSPDQKVLTITRVLMEDDDLYSCVVENPISQGRSPPVKITVYRRSSLYIILSTGGIFLLVTLVTVCACWKPSKKSGKKRKLEKQNSMEYMDQSDDRLKPEDTLPRSGEQERKNPMALYILKDKDSPEPEENPAQEPRSATEPGPPGYSVSPAVPGRSPGLPIRSARRYPRSPARSPATGRTHSSPPRAPGSPGRSRSASRTLRTAGVHLIREQDETGPVEISA is encoded by the exons AGCCCCTGACAGGGGTGAACATCACCAGCCCGGTGCGCCTGATCCATGGCACGGTGGGGAAGGCCGCCCTGCTCTCCGTGCAGTATAGCAGCACCAGCAGCGACAAGCCCGTGGTCAAGTGGCAGCTGAAACGGGACAAGCCAGTGACTGTCGTTCAGTCCATCGGCACCGAGGTCATTGGCACCCTGCGGCCTGACTATCGAGACCGCATCCGCCTCTTTGAGAACGGCTCCCTGCTTCTCAGCGACCTGCAGCTGGCCGATGAGGGCACCTATGAGGTCGAGATCTCCATCACGGATGACACTTTCACCGGGGAGAAGACCATCAACCTCACTGTAGACG TGCCCATTTCAAGGCCGCAGGTGTTAGTAGCATCAACCACAGTGCTGGAGCTCAGCGAGGCCTTCACCCTGAACTGCTCACACGAGAACGGCACCAAACCCAGCTACACCTGGCTGAAGGACGGCAAGCCCCTCCTCAACGACTCTCGGATGCTGCTGTCCCCAGACCAAAAGGTGCTCACCATCACGCGCGTGCTCATGGAGGACGACGACCTGTACAGTTGTGTGGTGGAGAACCCCATCAGCCAGGGCCGCAGCCCGCCCGTCAAGATCACCGTGTACC GAAGAAGCTCCCTCTACATCATCTTGTCCACAGGAGGCATCTTCCTCCTTGTGACCTTGGTGACTGTCTGCGCCTGCTGGAAACCCTCCAAAAAGTCTGG GAAGAAGAGGAAGCTGGAGAAGCAAAACTCCATGGAGTATATGGATCAGAGTGATGACCGCCTGAAACCAGAAG ACACCCTCCCACGAAGCGGAGAGCAGGAAAGGAAGAACCCCATGGCACTCTACATCCTGAAAGACAAG GACTCGCCGGAGCCCGAGGAGAACCCCGCCCAGGAGCCTCGGAGCGCGACGGAGCCCGGCCCGCCCGGCTACTCCGTGTCCCCGGCCGTGCCGGGGCGGTCGCCCGGGCTACCCATCCGCTCCGCCCGCCGCTACCCGCGCTCCCCGGCGCGCTCCCCCGCCACCGGCCGGACGCACTCGTCCCCGCCCCGGGCCCCCGGATCGCCTGGCCGCTCGCGCAGCGCCTCGCGCACACTGCGGACTGCCGGCGTGCACCTGATCCGCGAGCAAGACGAGACGGGGCCGGTGGAGATCAGCGCTTGA
- the HEPACAM gene encoding hepatocyte cell adhesion molecule isoform X3 produces MKREREAPSRAFSARRLAPFVYLLLIQTEPLTGVNITSPVRLIHGTVGKAALLSVQYSSTSSDKPVVKWQLKRDKPVTVVQSIGTEVIGTLRPDYRDRIRLFENGSLLLSDLQLADEGTYEVEISITDDTFTGEKTINLTVDVPISRPQVLVASTTVLELSEAFTLNCSHENGTKPSYTWLKDGKPLLNDSRMLLSPDQKVLTITRVLMEDDDLYSCVVENPISQGRSPPVKITVYRRSSLYIILSTGGIFLLVTLVTVCACWKPSKKSGKKRKLEKQNSMEYMDQSDDRLKPEADTLPRSGEQERKNPMALYILKDKDSPEPEENPAQEPRSATEPGPPGYSVSPAVPGRSPGLPIRSARRYPRSPARSPATGRTHSSPPRAPGSPGRSRSASRTLRTAGVHLIREQDETGPVEISA; encoded by the exons AGCCCCTGACAGGGGTGAACATCACCAGCCCGGTGCGCCTGATCCATGGCACGGTGGGGAAGGCCGCCCTGCTCTCCGTGCAGTATAGCAGCACCAGCAGCGACAAGCCCGTGGTCAAGTGGCAGCTGAAACGGGACAAGCCAGTGACTGTCGTTCAGTCCATCGGCACCGAGGTCATTGGCACCCTGCGGCCTGACTATCGAGACCGCATCCGCCTCTTTGAGAACGGCTCCCTGCTTCTCAGCGACCTGCAGCTGGCCGATGAGGGCACCTATGAGGTCGAGATCTCCATCACGGATGACACTTTCACCGGGGAGAAGACCATCAACCTCACTGTAGACG TGCCCATTTCAAGGCCGCAGGTGTTAGTAGCATCAACCACAGTGCTGGAGCTCAGCGAGGCCTTCACCCTGAACTGCTCACACGAGAACGGCACCAAACCCAGCTACACCTGGCTGAAGGACGGCAAGCCCCTCCTCAACGACTCTCGGATGCTGCTGTCCCCAGACCAAAAGGTGCTCACCATCACGCGCGTGCTCATGGAGGACGACGACCTGTACAGTTGTGTGGTGGAGAACCCCATCAGCCAGGGCCGCAGCCCGCCCGTCAAGATCACCGTGTACC GAAGAAGCTCCCTCTACATCATCTTGTCCACAGGAGGCATCTTCCTCCTTGTGACCTTGGTGACTGTCTGCGCCTGCTGGAAACCCTCCAAAAAGTCTGG GAAGAAGAGGAAGCTGGAGAAGCAAAACTCCATGGAGTATATGGATCAGAGTGATGACCGCCTGAAACCAGAAG CAGACACCCTCCCACGAAGCGGAGAGCAGGAAAGGAAGAACCCCATGGCACTCTACATCCTGAAAGACAAG GACTCGCCGGAGCCCGAGGAGAACCCCGCCCAGGAGCCTCGGAGCGCGACGGAGCCCGGCCCGCCCGGCTACTCCGTGTCCCCGGCCGTGCCGGGGCGGTCGCCCGGGCTACCCATCCGCTCCGCCCGCCGCTACCCGCGCTCCCCGGCGCGCTCCCCCGCCACCGGCCGGACGCACTCGTCCCCGCCCCGGGCCCCCGGATCGCCTGGCCGCTCGCGCAGCGCCTCGCGCACACTGCGGACTGCCGGCGTGCACCTGATCCGCGAGCAAGACGAGACGGGGCCGGTGGAGATCAGCGCTTGA
- the HEPACAM gene encoding hepatocyte cell adhesion molecule isoform X5, with protein sequence MKREREAPSRAFSARRLAPFVYLLLIQTEPLTGVNITSPVRLIHGTVGKAALLSVQYSSTSSDKPVVKWQLKRDKPVTVVQSIGTEVIGTLRPDYRDRIRLFENGSLLLSDLQLADEGTYEVEISITDDTFTGEKTINLTVDVPISRPQVLVASTTVLELSEAFTLNCSHENGTKPSYTWLKDGKPLLNDSRMLLSPDQKVLTITRVLMEDDDLYSCVVENPISQGRSPPVKITVYRRSSLYIILSTGGIFLLVTLVTVCACWKPSKKSGKKRKLEKQNSMEYMDQSDDRLKPEGELPAAHSPVPSSLRAVGCWEKADLGDKEASSAGPLPPPTARRLQSWERSTRGFWTCASRPLLCPVQQTPSHEAESRKGRTPWHSTS encoded by the exons AGCCCCTGACAGGGGTGAACATCACCAGCCCGGTGCGCCTGATCCATGGCACGGTGGGGAAGGCCGCCCTGCTCTCCGTGCAGTATAGCAGCACCAGCAGCGACAAGCCCGTGGTCAAGTGGCAGCTGAAACGGGACAAGCCAGTGACTGTCGTTCAGTCCATCGGCACCGAGGTCATTGGCACCCTGCGGCCTGACTATCGAGACCGCATCCGCCTCTTTGAGAACGGCTCCCTGCTTCTCAGCGACCTGCAGCTGGCCGATGAGGGCACCTATGAGGTCGAGATCTCCATCACGGATGACACTTTCACCGGGGAGAAGACCATCAACCTCACTGTAGACG TGCCCATTTCAAGGCCGCAGGTGTTAGTAGCATCAACCACAGTGCTGGAGCTCAGCGAGGCCTTCACCCTGAACTGCTCACACGAGAACGGCACCAAACCCAGCTACACCTGGCTGAAGGACGGCAAGCCCCTCCTCAACGACTCTCGGATGCTGCTGTCCCCAGACCAAAAGGTGCTCACCATCACGCGCGTGCTCATGGAGGACGACGACCTGTACAGTTGTGTGGTGGAGAACCCCATCAGCCAGGGCCGCAGCCCGCCCGTCAAGATCACCGTGTACC GAAGAAGCTCCCTCTACATCATCTTGTCCACAGGAGGCATCTTCCTCCTTGTGACCTTGGTGACTGTCTGCGCCTGCTGGAAACCCTCCAAAAAGTCTGG GAAGAAGAGGAAGCTGGAGAAGCAAAACTCCATGGAGTATATGGATCAGAGTGATGACCGCCTGAAACCAGAAGGTGAGCTCCCAGCCGCCCACTCACCCGTCCCATCGTCACTCAGAGCAGTGGGCTGCTGGGAAAAGGCAGATCTGGGCGACAAGGAAGCCAGCTCTGCAGGGCCCCTTCCTCCACCAACTGCACGAAGACTGCAGAGCTGGGAGAGGAGCACCCGAG GGTTCTGGACCTGCGCCAGCCGCCCCCTTCTTTGCCCTGTGCAGCAGACACCCTCCCACGAAGCGGAGAGCAGGAAAGGAAGAACCCCATGGCACTCTACATCCTGA